A window of the Deinococcus humi genome harbors these coding sequences:
- a CDS encoding AAA family ATPase, translated as MKVLGLVNQKGGVGKTTTAINLAAYLAAGGRRVLLLDMDPQGNATSGLGQRGAEGGLYEALGEPDRAAEYIRPTDQSGLDILPATPDLAGAGVELADDPDALSRLMAGLSDYDLVLVDAPPSLGPLTVNVLAAADALLIPLQAEYYALEGLAGLMETVERVRGGLNPRLQVLGVVLTMFDGRTNLAQEVETMVRQHFGDLVFWSVIPRNVRLSEAPSFSKPINAFAPLSSGAAAYKRLAEEVMSRVEKI; from the coding sequence GTGAAAGTACTGGGTCTGGTGAACCAGAAGGGTGGGGTGGGGAAGACCACCACCGCCATTAATTTGGCGGCTTACCTGGCAGCAGGGGGGCGGCGGGTGCTGTTGCTGGACATGGACCCCCAGGGCAACGCCACAAGCGGCCTGGGCCAGCGCGGCGCGGAGGGAGGGCTGTACGAGGCCTTGGGAGAGCCGGACCGCGCTGCCGAATACATTCGCCCCACCGATCAGTCTGGGTTGGATATCCTCCCCGCCACCCCCGATCTGGCCGGGGCAGGGGTGGAACTGGCCGATGATCCCGACGCTCTGAGCCGCCTGATGGCTGGCCTGAGCGATTACGACTTGGTGCTGGTGGACGCGCCGCCCTCGCTGGGACCGCTGACTGTGAATGTGCTGGCCGCTGCCGACGCCCTGCTGATTCCCCTGCAGGCCGAGTACTACGCACTGGAAGGTCTGGCCGGACTGATGGAAACGGTGGAGCGGGTGCGGGGCGGCCTCAATCCCCGTCTGCAGGTGCTGGGCGTGGTGCTGACCATGTTCGACGGGCGCACCAATCTGGCGCAGGAAGTCGAGACGATGGTGCGCCAGCACTTTGGTGATCTGGTGTTCTGGTCTGTGATTCCCCGCAACGTGCGGCTTTCCGAGGCGCCCAGCTTCTCCAAACCGATCAACGCCTTCGCGCCCCTGTCGAGCGGCGCTGCAGCCTACAAGCGGCTGGCCGAGGAGGTGATGTCGCGTGTCGAAAAAATCTAG
- a CDS encoding aminotransferase class V-fold PLP-dependent enzyme has translation MDFATLRADLIGTDAVIRTPFGERQVTYADYVASGRALRSVEERITTLALPLYANTHTEDSATGAHSTHLSQQAADYIRAQLGGDATCKLVFCGSGSTAAVRRIQDILGLTVGGDHRATVLASMPEHERPVVFVGPYEHHSNEISWRETLAEVVELPLCDRGNLDLDALVTALKAPQYARRPKIGSFSAASNVTGLLTDTRTVARILHQHGAYAFFDFAASGPYVKIDMKPGKADGYDAVFLSPHKFVGGPGTPGLLCFQDHLYHLNVPSTAGGGTVRYVSRTKQVYIEDIEAREDAGTPAILGKIRTALAFKIKEELGTDTLTAREHELFTRALKRLASNDRVQLLGNPDAPRLAFLSFLVKTPDGAMLHPRLVVRLLNDLFGIQARGGCACAGPYGHVLLNIDEERSERYAQCALSNIDSIKPGWTRLNLAPWASDEEVDFLLSAVEFVAEYGARFLPLYEFDWMSGAWTHPQDEAPMDLFGIQRPQTGIGEVPYASYLAEAQRLVEALAPIGKRRAVPEYVPTDLVFFAH, from the coding sequence ATGGACTTCGCCACTCTCCGGGCCGACCTGATCGGCACTGACGCCGTGATTCGCACGCCCTTTGGAGAGCGCCAGGTCACTTACGCCGACTACGTGGCCTCCGGACGGGCATTGCGGAGTGTGGAGGAACGGATCACGACGCTTGCATTGCCGCTGTACGCCAATACCCACACCGAGGACAGTGCCACCGGCGCGCACAGCACCCACCTGTCGCAGCAGGCCGCCGATTACATCCGGGCTCAGCTGGGCGGGGACGCGACGTGCAAACTGGTGTTCTGCGGTTCAGGCAGTACGGCGGCGGTGCGGCGCATTCAGGACATTCTGGGCCTGACCGTGGGCGGGGATCACCGCGCCACCGTGCTCGCCTCCATGCCCGAACACGAGCGGCCAGTGGTATTCGTCGGCCCCTATGAACACCACAGCAATGAAATAAGCTGGCGCGAGACGCTGGCCGAGGTGGTGGAGTTACCCCTCTGCGACAGGGGCAATTTGGATCTGGACGCGCTGGTTACGGCGCTCAAGGCCCCGCAATACGCCCGTCGCCCCAAGATCGGCTCCTTCAGCGCGGCCAGCAACGTTACCGGCCTGCTGACCGATACCCGTACGGTGGCGCGGATCCTGCACCAGCATGGGGCCTATGCCTTCTTCGACTTCGCGGCCAGCGGCCCTTACGTCAAAATTGATATGAAGCCGGGCAAGGCAGACGGTTACGACGCGGTCTTCCTCAGCCCGCACAAGTTCGTGGGCGGACCGGGGACGCCGGGGCTGCTGTGTTTTCAGGACCATCTGTATCACCTGAATGTGCCCAGCACGGCGGGTGGCGGCACGGTCCGGTATGTCAGCCGCACCAAGCAGGTCTACATCGAGGATATCGAGGCCCGCGAAGATGCCGGCACTCCCGCCATCCTGGGAAAAATCCGCACCGCACTGGCCTTCAAGATCAAGGAGGAGCTGGGCACCGACACCCTGACTGCGCGGGAACACGAGCTGTTCACGCGGGCGCTGAAGCGGCTGGCCAGCAATGACCGTGTCCAGTTGCTGGGCAATCCGGACGCTCCACGATTGGCTTTCCTATCGTTCCTGGTCAAGACGCCCGATGGCGCTATGCTCCACCCGCGCCTGGTGGTCCGCCTGCTCAATGACCTGTTCGGTATCCAGGCGCGCGGCGGCTGTGCCTGCGCCGGACCGTACGGCCATGTGCTGCTGAACATCGACGAGGAACGCAGTGAGCGCTATGCACAGTGTGCACTCTCCAACATCGACAGCATCAAACCCGGCTGGACCCGGCTGAATCTCGCCCCGTGGGCCAGCGATGAGGAAGTGGACTTTCTCCTGAGCGCCGTGGAATTCGTGGCCGAATATGGTGCACGCTTCCTGCCCCTCTACGAATTCGACTGGATGAGTGGAGCGTGGACCCACCCACAGGACGAGGCACCGATGGATCTGTTCGGAATTCAGCGTCCACAGACGGGAATTGGTGAGGTGCCGTATGCATCCTATCTGGCAGAAGCCCAGCGGCTTGTAGAAGCCTTGGCACCGATAGGGAAGAGGAGAGCCGTCCCCGAATATGTCCCCACTGATCTGGTCTTTTTCGCGCACTGA
- a CDS encoding thiamine pyrophosphate-dependent dehydrogenase E1 component subunit alpha: MTPAQINPTPPVEALPTPEIQPFTAEPIRYVAEDGLPIHTLPAAYTPERLRELHGVMLRAREFDRKLITLLRQGRTTFYAQSSGMEATQVGLAHSIRPGHDWVWPYYRDHTLALALGVPMFELISQVLGSNSDPSRGRQMPHHFAARKQHFVSISSSIANQVPPATGTAMAQKYLGTDEITVCTFGDGATSEGDWHAGMNMAGAMAAPCLFVCENNQWAISTNLRGQTASENIHIKAKAYGMPGFYVDGNDIVAVMEVCTHAAEWVRAGNGPALVECLTYRVGSHSNADADAEKHYRTREEVQEWLGRDPVVRVEKLLEHLGHPIESRERADMIAAVHRDVDEQVIRAEATGQPDWRIMFEDVYSDMPAHLREEAAMLRAEQEGERK, from the coding sequence ATGACTCCCGCTCAGATCAATCCAACCCCTCCGGTTGAAGCCCTGCCTACCCCGGAGATTCAACCGTTTACCGCCGAACCCATTCGTTACGTGGCCGAGGACGGCCTGCCCATACATACCCTACCTGCCGCCTACACGCCCGAACGCCTGCGAGAGTTGCACGGCGTGATGCTGCGTGCCCGCGAGTTTGATCGCAAACTGATCACGCTGCTGCGTCAGGGGCGCACCACCTTCTATGCCCAGTCCAGTGGCATGGAGGCCACGCAGGTGGGCCTCGCGCACTCGATCCGGCCCGGCCACGACTGGGTCTGGCCGTACTACCGCGATCACACGCTGGCGCTGGCGCTGGGCGTGCCCATGTTCGAGCTGATCAGCCAGGTGCTGGGCAGCAACTCCGATCCCAGCCGGGGCCGCCAGATGCCGCACCACTTCGCCGCTCGCAAACAGCATTTCGTCTCCATCAGCTCCTCCATTGCCAATCAGGTGCCCCCTGCCACTGGCACGGCGATGGCCCAGAAGTACCTGGGCACCGACGAGATCACCGTCTGCACCTTCGGGGACGGGGCCACCAGCGAGGGTGACTGGCACGCCGGGATGAACATGGCGGGTGCGATGGCCGCGCCGTGCCTATTCGTCTGTGAGAACAACCAGTGGGCCATCAGCACCAACCTGCGCGGCCAGACCGCGAGCGAGAACATCCACATCAAGGCCAAGGCGTACGGCATGCCCGGCTTTTACGTCGACGGCAACGATATCGTGGCGGTTATGGAAGTCTGCACACACGCCGCCGAGTGGGTGCGTGCCGGGAATGGCCCCGCCCTCGTGGAGTGCCTGACCTACCGCGTCGGCTCTCACAGCAACGCGGACGCCGATGCCGAGAAGCACTACCGGACCCGTGAGGAAGTGCAGGAGTGGCTGGGACGTGACCCGGTGGTGCGCGTCGAGAAATTGCTCGAACACCTGGGCCATCCCATCGAGTCCAGGGAACGCGCGGACATGATCGCCGCTGTCCACCGCGACGTGGACGAGCAGGTCATCCGGGCCGAGGCCACCGGACAGCCCGACTGGCGCATCATGTTCGAGGACGTCTATTCAGACATGCCTGCCCACCTGCGCGAGGAGGCCGCCATGCTGCGCGCCGAACAGGAAGGGGAGAGGAAATGA
- a CDS encoding alpha-ketoacid dehydrogenase subunit beta has translation MTATQERQDMKAASEPRTINLITAVTEALHEEMERDSRVVLFGQDVGARGGVFMATAGLQATFGKERVFDTPLSEASIVGAAVGMAVRGLRPVAEIQFADYMGPGFDQIISQAAKMRYRSGGQYSAPLVIRTPSGGGVKGGHHHSQSPESYYTHTPGLKVVMPSTPYDAKGLLKAAIRGEDPVIFFEPKRLYRASKGEVPGHDYTVKIGEAAVRREGSDLSLIGYGGVMPDLERAADALETEGVSVEVIDLRSLVPWDRELVVDSVQKTGRAVLVSEAPRISNFMGEVAYAIQDAAFDSLLAPIGQVAGFDIPYPYVQDKIYLPGPNRITAACVQALNY, from the coding sequence ATGACCGCCACCCAGGAAAGACAGGACATGAAAGCCGCCTCGGAGCCCCGCACCATCAACCTGATCACCGCCGTGACCGAGGCGCTGCATGAAGAGATGGAACGCGACAGCCGGGTGGTGCTGTTCGGACAGGACGTGGGCGCGCGCGGCGGCGTCTTCATGGCGACTGCCGGGTTGCAAGCCACGTTCGGCAAGGAGCGCGTGTTTGACACCCCGCTCAGCGAGGCCAGCATCGTGGGCGCGGCGGTGGGCATGGCCGTGCGCGGGCTACGGCCCGTGGCCGAGATTCAGTTTGCCGACTACATGGGGCCGGGCTTCGATCAGATCATCAGTCAGGCGGCCAAGATGCGGTACCGCAGCGGCGGCCAGTACAGCGCGCCGCTGGTGATCCGTACCCCGTCCGGCGGCGGCGTCAAGGGCGGGCATCACCACAGCCAGAGTCCCGAGAGCTACTACACCCACACCCCAGGCCTGAAAGTGGTGATGCCCAGCACGCCCTACGACGCCAAGGGGCTGCTCAAGGCGGCCATTCGCGGTGAGGACCCGGTAATCTTCTTCGAACCCAAACGGCTGTACCGCGCCTCCAAGGGCGAGGTGCCGGGCCACGACTACACGGTCAAGATCGGTGAGGCCGCAGTCCGTCGTGAGGGCAGCGACCTGAGCCTGATCGGCTACGGCGGCGTGATGCCTGATCTGGAACGCGCCGCCGACGCGCTGGAGACCGAGGGCGTGAGTGTGGAGGTCATTGACCTGCGCAGCCTCGTCCCCTGGGACAGGGAACTGGTGGTCGACAGCGTGCAGAAGACGGGCCGCGCCGTGCTGGTCAGTGAGGCCCCGCGCATCAGCAACTTCATGGGCGAGGTGGCGTATGCCATTCAGGACGCCGCCTTCGACTCGCTGCTGGCCCCGATCGGTCAGGTGGCGGGCTTCGACATTCCGTATCCCTACGTGCAGGACAAGATCTATCTGCCCGGTCCTAACCGCATCACGGCGGCCTGCGTGCAGGCCCTGAACTATTAA
- the parB gene encoding ParB/RepB/Spo0J family partition protein ParB translates to MSKKSSLGRGLDALLARPAADAPAADSAGSVQTLNINRIVQAGYQPRQVFEPSSLAELAQSIREKGVIQPLLVRPRGEAFEIVAGERRWRASQLAGLTELPVIIRDLGDREALEIAIVENLQREDLGPLEEARAYQALLDQGLNQEGVAQAVGKGRSTVSNALRLLTLGEGALRALDGGQISAGHARAILAQPDGDRAWALEQITSRGLSVREAEALRREGKARPSAPIKVNPPRTYRQLELDLSRRTGTRVRITGEDKGKVELNYSTREELDRLLNLLGFEAEE, encoded by the coding sequence GTGTCGAAAAAATCTAGTCTGGGACGGGGGCTCGATGCCCTCCTGGCCCGCCCGGCGGCCGACGCGCCCGCAGCGGACAGCGCTGGTAGCGTGCAGACTCTGAACATCAACCGCATCGTGCAGGCGGGGTATCAGCCGCGTCAGGTCTTCGAGCCGAGTTCGCTGGCCGAGTTGGCCCAGAGTATCCGGGAAAAAGGTGTCATCCAGCCGCTGCTGGTGCGCCCGCGCGGTGAAGCCTTTGAGATCGTGGCCGGAGAGCGCCGCTGGCGGGCCAGTCAGTTGGCGGGCCTAACCGAGCTGCCAGTGATCATCCGTGATCTGGGAGACCGCGAGGCACTGGAAATCGCCATCGTCGAGAACCTGCAGCGCGAGGATCTGGGACCGCTGGAAGAGGCACGGGCCTACCAGGCGTTGCTGGATCAGGGACTGAATCAGGAAGGGGTGGCACAGGCGGTCGGGAAAGGCCGCAGCACGGTGTCCAATGCCTTGCGGCTGCTCACCCTGGGTGAGGGGGCCCTGCGAGCATTGGACGGAGGCCAGATCAGCGCCGGACACGCCCGCGCCATTCTGGCCCAGCCGGATGGGGACCGGGCCTGGGCGCTGGAACAGATCACGTCGCGCGGCCTGAGCGTCCGCGAGGCCGAGGCGCTGCGCCGCGAGGGCAAGGCCCGCCCCAGCGCACCGATCAAGGTCAACCCGCCGCGCACCTACCGCCAGCTGGAACTGGACCTGAGCCGCCGCACAGGCACCCGCGTCCGCATTACCGGCGAGGACAAGGGTAAGGTGGAACTGAATTACTCTACACGCGAGGAGCTGGACCGGCTGCTGAATCTGCTGGGCTTCGAGGCCGAGGAGTAA
- the mnmG gene encoding tRNA uridine-5-carboxymethylaminomethyl(34) synthesis enzyme MnmG — protein MSGWNVIVIGGGHAGLEAAWAAAKFSRVGLLVGNPATVGRMPCNPAVGGPGKSQLVFEIQALGGLMGRLADDTAIHTRVLNASKGPAVQSLRVQNERDAYAERAQAVIFGQPEIEVIRGEAADLELDGHGGWLVVTTDGRRLPCRSVVVAAGTFMRAVTWYGRQSRAEGRQGEPPSRFLSAPLERAGHVLKRFKTGTPPRVRADSVNFAALLEIPADPQPRGFTGSPGPRAQESPTWQTYTTPQTHQLIHENLQESPMFSGDIEGRGPRYCPSIEDKVVRFAHHNRHLLFVEPDGIQTSEVYLQGFSSSLPPYLQDQLVRTLPGFERAVVQRYAYAVEYDVVDSTELTLNMESRLLPGVFTAGQINGTSGYEEAAAQGLVAGTAAARRALDLKTEPIGRETGYLGVLLDDLVFKGSDEPYRMMTSRVEHRLLVRQDNADERLTSLGHRLGLVPDAEVARVQAKYGRIGDAVDSLAAQRSNGHTGDAWLRRPEFYLADVEALGIRVPTELDAAEREAVEIRVKYAGYIERARQQLRAEARARNTQLDGVDYSTVPALSNEAREKLGRSRPATLEQAARISGVRHADIGALLVYLKKYGVSRET, from the coding sequence ATGAGTGGCTGGAATGTGATCGTGATTGGTGGAGGCCACGCTGGCCTGGAGGCGGCGTGGGCCGCCGCCAAATTCTCGCGGGTGGGCCTGCTGGTGGGCAATCCGGCAACGGTAGGTCGGATGCCCTGCAACCCGGCCGTGGGCGGCCCAGGCAAGAGCCAGCTGGTTTTTGAGATCCAGGCGCTGGGTGGCCTGATGGGGCGGCTGGCCGATGACACTGCCATCCACACCCGTGTCCTGAATGCCAGCAAGGGTCCCGCCGTTCAGTCCCTGCGCGTCCAGAACGAGCGTGATGCCTATGCCGAGCGTGCCCAAGCGGTCATCTTCGGCCAACCCGAAATCGAGGTTATCCGTGGCGAGGCCGCTGACTTGGAATTGGACGGACACGGCGGCTGGTTGGTGGTGACCACTGACGGCCGCCGTCTCCCCTGCCGCAGCGTGGTGGTCGCGGCGGGAACGTTTATGCGGGCCGTCACGTGGTACGGGCGGCAATCGCGTGCCGAGGGTAGACAGGGCGAACCGCCCTCGCGTTTCCTGTCTGCGCCATTGGAGCGCGCTGGGCACGTTCTCAAACGCTTCAAGACCGGCACTCCTCCCCGTGTCCGGGCAGACTCGGTGAATTTCGCGGCGCTCCTTGAGATTCCTGCCGATCCTCAGCCCCGTGGATTTACCGGTTCCCCCGGCCCGCGTGCCCAGGAGTCGCCCACTTGGCAGACCTACACAACGCCGCAGACCCACCAGCTGATTCACGAGAACCTGCAGGAATCCCCGATGTTTTCAGGCGACATTGAGGGGCGGGGACCACGCTACTGCCCGAGCATTGAGGACAAGGTCGTTCGCTTCGCCCACCATAACCGCCACCTGCTATTCGTGGAGCCGGACGGTATTCAGACGAGTGAGGTGTACCTGCAAGGCTTCAGCTCCTCGCTGCCGCCGTACCTGCAGGACCAGCTGGTCCGGACGTTGCCTGGCTTCGAGCGGGCGGTAGTGCAGCGGTATGCCTATGCCGTCGAGTACGACGTGGTGGATTCCACTGAACTGACCCTGAACATGGAGTCGCGCCTATTGCCCGGCGTGTTCACCGCTGGTCAGATCAATGGGACCAGCGGTTACGAGGAAGCGGCGGCGCAGGGGCTGGTTGCAGGAACGGCAGCTGCACGCCGGGCGCTTGATCTCAAGACTGAACCGATTGGCCGCGAAACGGGTTATCTCGGTGTGCTGCTGGACGATCTGGTCTTCAAGGGCAGTGACGAACCGTACCGCATGATGACCAGCCGCGTGGAGCACCGTCTGCTGGTTCGTCAGGACAATGCCGATGAACGCCTGACCTCGCTGGGCCACAGGCTAGGACTGGTTCCGGACGCAGAGGTGGCCAGGGTGCAGGCCAAATATGGGCGCATTGGCGATGCGGTGGACTCACTGGCGGCACAACGAAGCAACGGACATACCGGAGATGCATGGCTGCGTCGCCCGGAGTTTTATCTGGCGGATGTGGAGGCTCTGGGCATTCGAGTCCCAACTGAGCTTGACGCTGCCGAACGCGAGGCCGTTGAGATCCGGGTCAAGTATGCAGGCTACATCGAACGGGCCCGTCAACAACTGAGGGCAGAGGCACGAGCCCGTAACACGCAACTGGACGGTGTGGATTATTCGACCGTACCCGCGCTGTCCAACGAAGCCCGTGAAAAGCTGGGCAGAAGTCGCCCTGCCACTCTGGAGCAGGCGGCGCGAATTTCCGGGGTGCGCCACGCAGATATCGGGGCCTTGCTGGTGTATCTGAAGAAATATGGCGTTTCACGGGAAACTTGA
- a CDS encoding VanW family protein — protein sequence METTVPALVNGKKTTVPLTRTLTIPGPRMALIRQSGTVTASLEADLKTFVKSLSGKAQDARFEELWDGWAVVQRNALKIDMDATRANLLTAIKDSKGVKAKVVVSGQTPPKRTLDYFLSRGITAHLGTGVTNYYGSSDARVTNIHVGAKNFSDRLFEGKVFSFNEFIGPVTARNGYVTGLVIAGDRTASGVGGGICQVSTTLFRTLYGAGLPIAQRQNHSYQVHYYDPQGLDATIYQPSLDLKFANDSGGALWFQTQWDDETARLSISVFGKARDFTVDIGQPKTLSSTPSPADRLIPDATLPAGQRKQVDWAAPGAVIEVTRKFIRNGKAFKQDTLKSSYRPWPNIFLVGTRR from the coding sequence GTGGAAACCACCGTTCCAGCGCTGGTCAACGGCAAGAAGACCACGGTACCCCTGACCCGTACCCTGACCATCCCCGGCCCACGCATGGCCCTGATCCGGCAGAGCGGAACTGTGACGGCCAGCCTGGAAGCCGATCTCAAGACCTTCGTCAAGAGCCTGTCCGGCAAGGCCCAGGACGCCCGTTTCGAGGAGTTGTGGGACGGCTGGGCTGTCGTGCAGCGCAACGCCCTCAAAATCGATATGGACGCCACCCGCGCCAACCTGTTGACTGCCATCAAGGATTCCAAGGGCGTGAAGGCCAAGGTCGTCGTCAGTGGCCAGACCCCCCCCAAGCGTACCCTCGACTACTTCCTCTCCAGAGGAATTACCGCGCATCTGGGCACTGGCGTGACCAATTATTACGGCAGCAGCGACGCCCGCGTGACCAACATCCATGTGGGCGCAAAGAATTTCAGTGACCGTCTGTTTGAGGGCAAGGTCTTTTCCTTCAATGAGTTTATCGGCCCGGTAACGGCCCGCAACGGGTATGTCACGGGGCTGGTCATTGCCGGGGACCGCACGGCGAGCGGCGTCGGCGGTGGCATCTGTCAGGTCAGCACCACCCTCTTCCGCACGCTGTACGGGGCCGGTCTTCCCATCGCCCAGCGGCAGAACCACTCGTATCAGGTGCACTACTACGATCCGCAGGGACTGGACGCCACCATCTACCAGCCCAGCCTGGACCTCAAGTTCGCCAACGATTCAGGGGGCGCGTTGTGGTTCCAGACCCAGTGGGACGACGAGACAGCCCGCCTGAGCATCAGCGTTTTCGGGAAGGCGCGGGATTTTACGGTAGATATTGGCCAGCCGAAGACCCTCAGTTCCACGCCATCGCCTGCTGACAGGCTCATTCCCGACGCGACACTGCCCGCTGGACAGCGCAAGCAGGTGGACTGGGCAGCCCCTGGCGCGGTCATTGAAGTGACGCGCAAGTTCATACGAAATGGCAAGGCGTTCAAACAGGACACGCTGAAGAGCAGCTATCGTCCCTGGCCGAACATCTTCCTGGTCGGCACTAGGCGCTAG
- the rsmG gene encoding 16S rRNA (guanine(527)-N(7))-methyltransferase RsmG, translating to MNRDGLELLRRGAGILGVEIEAQLPAFEQLFTLLQEGNERLNLTALRTEEDIVLKHFVDSLTCLRGSYLEGPLTVMDLGTGAGFPTFPLALVKPQLQFTPVDSIRKKVEFVRDTAVQLGLSQVTPLVGRAEALGRSADHRDRYDRVVVRAVASLPVLAELALPLLREGGLLVAQKGAITPEELNAGRRAAGEVGGKVQVVDPFELPVSGDARTLIVIEKLKPTPSKYPRREGVPNAQPLFWTPPQKLAR from the coding sequence GTGAACCGCGACGGACTGGAATTGCTGAGGCGCGGTGCCGGGATACTTGGCGTGGAAATTGAAGCTCAACTTCCTGCATTCGAACAGCTGTTCACGCTGCTTCAAGAGGGAAATGAGCGGCTTAATCTGACGGCCCTGAGAACCGAGGAGGACATTGTCCTCAAGCATTTCGTGGATTCGCTGACCTGTCTGCGCGGAAGCTACCTAGAGGGGCCGCTCACCGTCATGGATCTGGGAACTGGAGCTGGCTTCCCCACCTTTCCTCTGGCGCTGGTGAAGCCACAGCTGCAGTTCACGCCAGTCGATTCCATCCGCAAGAAGGTCGAGTTTGTGCGTGACACGGCGGTGCAACTTGGCCTGTCTCAGGTCACGCCACTGGTGGGCCGCGCCGAGGCACTTGGACGCAGCGCCGATCACCGGGACCGCTATGACCGGGTGGTGGTGCGGGCTGTGGCATCTTTACCAGTGTTAGCCGAGTTGGCTCTACCCCTGTTGCGTGAGGGTGGGCTGCTTGTGGCCCAGAAGGGGGCCATCACCCCCGAGGAATTAAACGCTGGCCGCCGGGCGGCTGGCGAGGTGGGCGGCAAAGTTCAGGTGGTCGATCCCTTTGAATTGCCTGTCTCAGGGGACGCCCGGACCCTGATCGTCATCGAGAAGCTCAAACCCACGCCGTCCAAGTATCCCAGGCGCGAGGGCGTGCCCAATGCCCAGCCTCTTTTCTGGACTCCACCTCAGAAGCTGGCACGCTAG